One part of the Desulfosalsimonas propionicica genome encodes these proteins:
- the istB gene encoding IS21-like element helper ATPase IstB has translation MLTHPIIEKLQVMKFYGMCKAFEEQLQMADIGKFSFEERFGLIVDREKTEREDRQLKTRLRKAKLRLAASIEDIDFNHPRGLDKGLILSLASCQWLKAHHNVFITGPTGVGKSYLACALAQKACRQGYSALYLRLPKLFADLALAKGDGRYAKLLSTLAKTNLLVLDDWGLSKLNKEQQRDFLEIIEDRYELQSTVITSQLSVSHWHEIIGDPTMADAILDRMVHNAYKIDLKGGSMRKKKTALT, from the coding sequence ATGCTGACCCATCCGATTATAGAAAAACTGCAGGTGATGAAGTTTTACGGTATGTGCAAGGCCTTTGAAGAGCAGCTTCAGATGGCCGATATCGGCAAATTTTCTTTTGAAGAGCGCTTTGGTCTGATCGTGGACCGTGAAAAGACAGAACGGGAAGACAGGCAGCTCAAAACCCGGCTGCGCAAGGCAAAGCTGCGTCTTGCAGCCAGCATTGAAGACATTGATTTTAATCATCCTCGCGGGCTGGATAAAGGACTGATTTTGTCGCTTGCATCCTGTCAATGGCTAAAGGCCCATCATAATGTATTTATCACCGGCCCGACAGGGGTGGGCAAGTCGTATCTGGCCTGCGCCCTTGCCCAGAAAGCCTGCAGGCAAGGATATAGTGCCCTGTATCTGCGCTTGCCCAAACTGTTTGCCGACCTGGCCCTGGCAAAAGGAGATGGGCGCTACGCCAAACTGCTGTCCACATTGGCCAAAACAAACCTTTTGGTCCTCGATGACTGGGGGCTGTCGAAATTAAACAAGGAGCAGCAGAGAGACTTTCTTGAGATAATAGAAGACCGCTATGAACTGCAGTCAACCGTGATTACCAGCCAGTTGTCGGTGTCGCACTGGCATGAAATCATTGGTGATCCGACAATGGCCGATGCCATACTCGATCGTATGGTCCACAATGCTTATAAAATCGATTTGAAAGGAGGCTCTATGCGGAAGAAAAAAACAGCGTTGACTTAA